In a genomic window of Coregonus clupeaformis isolate EN_2021a chromosome 27, ASM2061545v1, whole genome shotgun sequence:
- the LOC121541983 gene encoding claudin-4-like: protein MVSAGLQMLGTALAIVGWLGSIIICALPMWKVTDFIGANIVTAQVIWEGLWMNCVTQSTGQMQCKVYDSLLALPQDLQAARAMTVIAIVLGILGVMVSIVGAKCTNCIEDEPSKAKVMIISVIFLILAGILILIPVSWSAITIIRDFYNPILVAAQRRELGASLYIGWGSAWLMIVSGALLCCSCPPSDENHDVQYSKDASSVAGSSKAYV from the coding sequence ATGGTGTCGGCTGGGCTACAGATGCTGGGCACGGCCCTGGCGATCGTCGGCTGGCTGGGAAGCATCATCATCTGTGCTCTGCCCATGTGGAAGGTGACAGACTTCATTGGAGCCAACATCGTCACCGCTCAGGTCATCTGGGAAGGGTTATGGATGAACTGTGTGACCCAGAGCACGGGACAGATGCAGTGTAAGGTCTACGACTCCCTCCTGGCCTTGCCCCAGGATCTGCAGGCTGCCAGAGCCATGACTGTCATCGCCATTGTCCTGGGGATTCTAGGGGTGATGGTCTCCATCGTCGGAGCCAAGTGCACCAACTGCATCGAGGACGAACCCTCCAAAGCTAAAGTCATGATCATCTCCGTAATCTTCTTGATCCTGGCCGGTATCCTCATCCTTATCCCTGTGTCCTGGTCGGCCATCACCATCATCCGAGACTTCTACAACCCCATTTTGGTCGCGGCCCAGAGGAGGGAGTTGGGAGCCTCACTCTACATCGGCTGGGGCTCCGCATGGCTGATGATCGTGAGCGGGGCGCTACTCTGCTGCTCCTGTCCCCCCAGCGATGAGAACCACGATGTCCAGTATTCCAAGGATGCTAGCTCCGTGGCTGGCAGCAGCAAGGCCTACGTCTAG
- the LOC121541343 gene encoding claudin-4-like, whose product LAVGIALGVIGLILTIVICALPTWIETTFIAANFTTTKVNLRSLWMNCLTQSTGQTHCKMDNFSGNWTPVMEYAGAMILTAIILGVLGVTVSMVGAKCTNCIKEETSQAKLIIISGILFILAGILIFIPVSMVARSIISYSSKWIGGKTELGASLYFGWGAAALLLIGGFILDVRMDMLKITSISTIMGALGVMGSIFGTKCCNCIKSNRTRVKARFIVGIFFILAGILQLTTIFFFY is encoded by the exons TTGGCTGTGGGCATTGCCCTGGGAGTCATAGGATTAATACTTACCATCGTGATCTGTGCACTCCCCACCTGGATAGAGACAACCTTCATAGCAGCTAACTTTACCACCACAAAGGTGAACTTGCGCAGCCTGTGGATGAATTGTTTGACCCAAAGCACGGGACAGACACATTGTAAGATGGACAACTTCTCGGGGAATTGGACCCCCGTTATGGAGTACGCCGGAGCCATGATCCTCACTGCTATCATCCTGGGGGTTCTGGGGGTCACGGTCTCCATGGTTGGAGCCAAGTGCACCAACTGCATCAAAGAAGAAACGTCTCAGGCCAAGTTGATAATTATCTCTGGAATACTTTTCATCCTGGCCGGAATTCTCATCTTCATCCCTGTTTCCATGGTAGCCAGATCAATCATCAGTTACTCCTCCAAGTGGATCGGAGGGAAGACTGAACTGGGGGCCTCGCTGTACTTCGGCTGGGGGGCGGCCGCCCTGCTCCTGATTGGAGGTTTCATACT GGATGTACGGATGGATATGCTGAAGATCACCTCCATCTCCACCATCATGGGAGCTCTAGGAGTGATGGGGTCCATCTTTGGGACCAAGTGCTGTAACTGCATCAAGAGTAACAGGACCAGGGTCAAGGCCAGGTTCATCGTTGGAATATTCTTCATCCTGGCAGGTATCCTGCAGCTCACCACTATCTTCTTTTTCTATTAA